In Nocardioides dokdonensis FR1436, the following are encoded in one genomic region:
- a CDS encoding class I fructose-bisphosphate aldolase, giving the protein MATSTPSTTPASTLSGTAQALVAPGKGILAADESLPTMVKRLARIGVESTEDTRRSYRELLFTTPGLADTVSGVILFDETMRQRSSTGAFLPEILAGAGILPGIKVDAGTVPLAGAPGELVTQGLDGLRERFAEYAALGARFAKWRAVLRVGPLLPSSACVEANAHALARYAALAQDAGLVPIVEPEVLMDGSHGTERCAEVTRQVLRQVYAELARQHVDLASTLLKPSMVLPGTTSPEAEQVSDDEVAARTIAVLRDTVPASVPGVVFLSGGQSPQQATARLDALNRLGVHQPWQLSFSFGRALQAPVLDAWRGEPENVAPAQAVLAERARLTGAARRGCYERTEEPAVPEPLGPGAGG; this is encoded by the coding sequence ATGGCCACCTCCACCCCGTCCACCACCCCGGCCAGCACCTTGTCCGGCACGGCCCAGGCGCTGGTCGCCCCGGGCAAGGGGATCCTGGCCGCGGACGAGAGCCTGCCCACCATGGTCAAGCGCCTCGCACGGATCGGCGTGGAGTCCACGGAGGACACCCGGCGGAGCTACCGCGAGCTGCTGTTCACCACGCCGGGCCTCGCCGACACGGTCAGCGGCGTCATCCTGTTCGACGAGACGATGCGGCAGCGCTCGAGCACCGGGGCCTTCCTGCCCGAGATCCTGGCCGGGGCCGGCATCCTGCCGGGCATCAAGGTCGACGCGGGCACCGTCCCGCTCGCCGGGGCGCCGGGCGAGCTGGTGACCCAGGGCCTCGACGGGCTGCGGGAGCGCTTCGCGGAGTACGCCGCTCTCGGCGCCCGCTTCGCCAAGTGGCGGGCGGTGCTGCGTGTCGGTCCTCTGCTGCCCTCGAGCGCGTGCGTCGAGGCGAACGCCCACGCCCTCGCCCGCTACGCGGCCCTGGCCCAGGACGCCGGGCTGGTCCCGATCGTCGAGCCCGAGGTCCTGATGGACGGTTCGCACGGCACGGAGCGCTGCGCCGAGGTCACGAGACAGGTGCTGCGGCAGGTCTACGCCGAGCTGGCCCGGCAGCACGTGGACCTGGCGTCGACCCTGCTCAAGCCCAGCATGGTCCTGCCCGGCACGACCTCGCCGGAGGCCGAGCAGGTCAGTGACGACGAGGTGGCGGCCCGCACGATCGCGGTGCTGCGGGACACCGTCCCCGCCTCGGTCCCGGGCGTCGTCTTCCTCTCCGGCGGCCAGAGCCCGCAGCAGGCGACGGCCCGCCTCGACGCCCTCAACCGACTCGGCGTGCACCAGCCGTGGCAGCTGAGCTTCTCCTTCGGGCGTGCCCTCCAGGCCCCGGTGCTCGACGCCTGGCGGGGCGAGCCCGAGAACGTGGCACCGGCGCAGGCCGTGCTCGCGGAGCGCGCGCGGCTCACCGGCGCCGCCCGGCGCGGGTGCTACGAGCGCACCGAGGAGCCGGCCGTGCCGGAGCCCCTCGGCCCCGGGGCCGGCGGGTGA
- a CDS encoding endonuclease/exonuclease/phosphatase family protein, with protein MRIGTWNLAGRWSNDHRGFLEELQCDVLLLTEVSDRVELPGMVGHVTRAQMARRRYWAGIWSRHPLTPLADPYGASAMAEVLGQRVCSSILPWKSCGSREPWVGTNTVERTINAVDVIAAAAPTVWGGDWNHALEGREYASSKAGRDHLLKSLAELGLSAATTDARHQIDGLLSIDHIAVPTGWSARVEHHSALLAEGRLSDHYAYVAEADTP; from the coding sequence GTGCGGATCGGAACCTGGAACCTCGCTGGCCGGTGGAGCAACGACCATCGCGGCTTCCTCGAGGAGCTGCAGTGTGACGTTCTCCTGCTGACCGAGGTCTCGGACCGCGTCGAGCTGCCCGGCATGGTCGGGCATGTGACCAGAGCGCAGATGGCCCGGAGGCGCTACTGGGCGGGCATCTGGTCGAGACACCCGCTGACACCCCTCGCCGATCCGTACGGAGCGTCCGCGATGGCTGAGGTCCTGGGGCAGCGCGTTTGCTCCTCGATCCTGCCCTGGAAATCCTGCGGCTCGCGCGAGCCGTGGGTGGGGACGAACACCGTCGAGCGGACCATCAACGCGGTCGACGTGATCGCGGCAGCCGCGCCCACCGTCTGGGGCGGCGACTGGAACCACGCCCTGGAAGGTCGCGAGTACGCCAGCTCGAAGGCTGGGCGCGACCACCTTCTGAAGTCGCTCGCCGAGCTCGGCCTGAGCGCCGCGACGACCGACGCGCGGCATCAGATCGACGGGCTACTCTCGATCGACCACATCGCAGTTCCGACGGGGTGGAGCGCACGCGTCGAGCACCACTCGGCGCTCCTCGCGGAGGGTCGCCTATCGGACCACTATGCGTACGTGGCCGAGGCCGATACGCCCTGA
- a CDS encoding very short patch repair endonuclease gives MAAAYESRASSAASRAVMQANRRRDTSPEMTVRRLVHAQGLRYQVDTKPLPALNRRADLVFATAKVAVLVDGCYWHGCPEHGTVAQTNATYWRTKIARNRERDDETNKRLADAGWLPLRAWEHEDPEAVVARIIDAVRCPSSGANTFNR, from the coding sequence ATGGCGGCGGCATACGAGTCACGGGCATCAAGCGCAGCTTCGCGGGCCGTCATGCAGGCCAACCGCCGTCGCGACACATCTCCCGAGATGACCGTCCGTCGCCTCGTACATGCTCAAGGCCTCCGCTACCAGGTCGACACCAAGCCGCTTCCCGCGTTGAACCGGCGCGCCGACCTGGTATTCGCCACGGCCAAGGTCGCCGTCTTGGTCGACGGCTGCTACTGGCACGGCTGTCCTGAGCATGGAACGGTTGCCCAGACCAACGCGACTTACTGGAGGACGAAGATCGCGAGAAACCGTGAGCGCGACGACGAGACGAACAAGCGACTAGCGGACGCTGGCTGGCTTCCGTTGAGGGCCTGGGAGCACGAAGACCCCGAAGCGGTCGTAGCTCGAATCATCGATGCCGTCCGCTGTCCTTCGTCGGGCGCGAACACGTTCAACCGTTAG
- a CDS encoding DNA cytosine methyltransferase, which translates to MTAPAFRFIDLFAGVGGFHAALSALGGECVYAVEVDKKAAAVYERNWGRDPLGDVTKDANDEVMNVPAHEVLAAGFPCQPFSKSGAQRGMDETRGTLYWNILRIIQERRPKVVLLENVRNLAGPRHVHEWQVIIETLRDEGYRVSEVPAVFSPHLLPPERGGRPQVRERVFITATYDPDGLTDGLDVEPPIITGQPVDGWEPGTWHLEDLLDDSHNIPGCDLTDSERHWIDAWDEFVQTWFERTAGRRPPGMPIWADAWSDVWTTESAMRRAFGPNPDYRHLMEADPSLPQWKASHLAKNYALFIEHEDWIKPWTRKWGIYTDKFPASRRKLEWQAQDTPRLWETVMQLRPSGIRAKRSTYLPALVAITQTSIVGPRERRISPRETARMQGLPGWFDFGAQSPAASYKQMGNGVNVGAVWHVLREHVLRDEDLLKRSAPGRRILDAVVTAPLSPDAVLSARH; encoded by the coding sequence ATGACCGCGCCCGCGTTTCGATTCATCGACCTTTTTGCTGGCGTGGGGGGCTTCCATGCGGCGTTGTCGGCACTGGGCGGCGAGTGCGTCTACGCCGTCGAGGTCGACAAGAAGGCCGCCGCCGTTTATGAGCGCAACTGGGGACGCGACCCACTCGGGGACGTCACGAAGGACGCCAACGACGAGGTCATGAACGTTCCGGCCCACGAGGTGCTAGCGGCCGGGTTCCCGTGCCAGCCTTTCTCGAAGTCAGGGGCGCAGCGGGGAATGGACGAAACCCGCGGAACTCTTTACTGGAACATCCTCCGAATCATCCAGGAGCGCCGTCCGAAGGTCGTCCTCCTCGAGAACGTGCGCAACCTCGCGGGGCCGCGTCACGTGCACGAGTGGCAGGTCATCATTGAGACGCTGCGGGACGAGGGCTACCGAGTTTCTGAGGTTCCGGCCGTGTTCTCGCCGCACCTGCTGCCACCGGAGCGGGGCGGTCGTCCACAGGTACGCGAGCGCGTGTTCATCACGGCTACCTACGACCCCGACGGCCTCACAGATGGCCTCGACGTCGAACCCCCGATCATCACCGGACAGCCGGTCGACGGCTGGGAGCCAGGCACCTGGCATCTTGAGGACCTGCTCGACGACAGCCACAACATCCCGGGCTGCGACCTGACCGACTCTGAGCGTCATTGGATCGACGCGTGGGATGAGTTCGTCCAGACGTGGTTCGAGCGAACTGCTGGGCGACGCCCGCCCGGGATGCCGATATGGGCAGACGCGTGGAGCGACGTGTGGACTACGGAGTCGGCCATGCGTCGCGCGTTCGGGCCGAATCCTGACTACCGGCACCTGATGGAAGCAGATCCCTCGCTCCCGCAGTGGAAGGCCAGTCACCTCGCGAAGAACTACGCGCTCTTCATCGAACACGAGGACTGGATCAAGCCGTGGACTCGCAAGTGGGGGATCTACACGGACAAGTTCCCGGCGTCGCGGCGCAAGCTCGAATGGCAGGCGCAAGACACTCCTCGTTTGTGGGAGACCGTGATGCAGTTACGTCCGTCAGGCATTCGAGCCAAGCGCTCTACCTACTTGCCGGCCCTCGTCGCGATCACCCAGACCTCCATCGTCGGTCCTCGTGAGCGACGAATCTCGCCGAGAGAAACTGCGCGCATGCAGGGCCTCCCTGGCTGGTTCGATTTCGGAGCCCAGTCACCTGCTGCCAGTTACAAGCAGATGGGCAACGGCGTGAACGTGGGTGCCGTTTGGCACGTCCTTCGCGAGCACGTCCTTCGCGATGAAGATCTGCTCAAGCGATCCGCGCCTGGTCGTCGGATCCTCGACGCGGTCGTCACAGCACCGTTGTCGCCTGACGCGGTCCTGTCTGCTCGTCACTGA